AAATGAGGGCATCACAATAAGATTTTTTCCTTTCCATTTTCCGAGAAGGAAGCACTTGAAAATCTCGCTTCTCACCCCTTCTCTTATTGATACAGCAGGATGCTCATGCCCTATTATAACAGAATCAATATCCGCGAGCTCGGTTTTTCCAGGAATATGGTTTCCATGGGTAAAGAGGATTTTCCCGATTTTATGGCTTGCAACAAGCTCCAATTTTCTCTTTTCGGCAATAGGAGCCATTATATTATCATGGTTTCCCTTGACTATGATTACTTTCTTTGCATGCCCAGAAATCAGTTCGAGCATCCTCAGTGTTTCCCTCCATTCCTGAGACGATATTTTTCCGAACTCGTGCTTTAAATCTCCGTTTATTATGATTTCATCAAGAATTCCGATTTTGTAATCCTTTTTCAAGATGGAGAATATTTTTTCAAGAGCCCTTTCCATTTCAGCAAGCTGGAACCTCTGCATCAGGATTCCCTCTTTATTAAGCGCCTCTTCATAGCCGATGTGAAGGTCTGCAATTGAGAGGGCTGAATAGGCGCTGCTGTGAATCAGCAGGGACTTTCCTATCATTTCAATATC
The nucleotide sequence above comes from Candidatus Woesearchaeota archaeon. Encoded proteins:
- a CDS encoding metallophosphoesterase, with the protein product MHLLRVFGLDIEMIGKSLLIHSSAYSALSIADLHIGYEEALNKEGILMQRFQLAEMERALEKIFSILKKDYKIGILDEIIINGDLKHEFGKISSQEWRETLRMLELISGHAKKVIIVKGNHDNIMAPIAEKRKLELVASHKIGKILFTHGNHIPGKTELADIDSVIIGHEHPAVSIREGVRSEIFKCFLLGKWKGKNLIVMPSF